The genomic segment AGATTGGGGCGGGAGACCAAAAGATCATTGGATTTGTTTTAATGGATCCGCGAAGGGATTAGCGATTAGAGGTGCCGGCTCACTTGAGGGCAATGGCCGGAGCTGGTGGAATACTTCCCCCGCCAATCCAGGCGTGAGTCATGAGCAAGATTTGAATGGCGACAGGCCGCATGTAAGTACTGAAACTCGCTTAGAGAACACTCGTCATAAAATATCTAATTGTTTTCATCAATATATATGCATGCAGATGATCCTAATTGCCTTCGGTAAAAACGTGACGGTAAGTGGAATAACGTTGTTAAACAGTCCTAGGATGCACATGTTCGTCTATGGTAGCGAACAAGTCGAGATGTTTAACGTTAAGGTGTTGTCTCCGGGAAACAGTCCCAATACCGACGGAATCCATGTTTCGAATACTCAACACGTTCGCATCCATCACTCCAATATATCTAGCGGTACATAATCTTCTAATCTATTCATGAATTAATTGTCCCGCTGTCTAATTTTAATTCGACTTCATCGATGATTCAGATGTAATTTATGTAACAATCCAGGAGACGATTGTGTCTCGATACAAACCGGATGCGATGACATAAGAGTATACAATGTGCATTGCAATCCAGGACATGGGTTCAGCATCGGGGGACTGGGAGAAGGAAGTTCAGAAGCCAGGGTAACCAATGTTTTGGTTAGGGACTCAACGGTGTCGGGCGCCGACTCTTTGACGGGCGTCAGAATAAAAACCTGGCAGGTATTATTCAATAACATCAATCCCACAATTTAGTACAGCCACCGAAGGACTTTGAGGgccattttacagaaaattcaGAAAGACAAAAGAACTGTTTATGCACGTTACTTGCACTTACAGGGTGGCTCCGGCTATGTTCGCAACGTGACATTCTCGAACATTCAAGTTTCCCAAGTCGGGAAACCGATTGTAATCGATCAACACTACAGCGACCGGGCCTCCGGTGACCGCCCGGAGAGCATAAATTCAGCGGTGGCTATTTCAGGCGTAACGTATGAGAACATAACAGGGACGTACAGAGCTGCATCTGTTCTTCTTGACTGCAGTGAGAGCCAACCTTGCAGAGATATCATAATTCGTGGCGTAATAATGTTAAAACCGATTGATTCCGGAACTACTGTCGCGCCAAATTGTTCGCATGCGTTCGGTCAAGTTCTTGCTAGGAATCCTACGCCTCCGTTGGGTCGTTGCCTGTCCGGTGGCAAGGTACTCTAAGTTGCCGGAATTTGACTAAAGAATCGAAAGCGAGCAGGGCTTCCGGAAATTTTGAGCCGCGTGCCAATTTTGAGGTTAATGAATTATTTTGATTAAGTTTGCACTCAAGTTCTAGTGCAGAGCAAAGAAGAAAAGTGGACTAGAACTCGAAAATAGCAAGCTTAATTAACTTTGTCTGTTCGATTTCGATAGAAATATATTAGGTTGCAATAAAGAAACATATGATCACATCAATGACAGACTATTTCGAGTCAAATTTTATCATATTCTTGGTTTTTATATTCATTTAAGTGCGCGTGATATATTCTGATCCAAGAAcctataattatatatttttaagaaGAGTATACGTAAGTCTCGTGTGAGACGTTTTTACGaaattttatctgtgagacgagtcaattttttcgatattcacaataaaaagtaatatttttagtataaaaaataatatattttcatggatgatctgtctcacaaaatatgacatgtgagaccgtctcacacaagtttttatcttctaataaaataacaaaattacaTAGCCTACATAAttctaaaaatataaaataaattcccCTTCTTGGTTAAATGCCAAGTTATGCGATATAAATTAC from the Primulina eburnea isolate SZY01 chromosome 3, ASM2296580v1, whole genome shotgun sequence genome contains:
- the LOC140828268 gene encoding polygalacturonase At1g48100-like isoform X2, with the translated sequence MLVPSGHKFSILPVDFIGINCQPNLVFQVDGKLTAPPRSDWGGRPKDHWICFNGSAKGLAIRGAGSLEGNGRSWWNTSPANPGVSHEQDLNGDRPHMILIAFGKNVTVSGITLLNSPRMHMFVYGSEQVEMFNVKVLSPGNSPNTDGIHVSNTQHVRIHHSNISSGDDCVSIQTGCDDIRVYNVHCNPGHGFSIGGLGEGSSEARVTNVLVRDSTVSGADSLTGVRIKTWQGGSGYVRNVTFSNIQVSQVGKPIVIDQHYSDRASGDRPESINSAVAISGVTYENITGTYRAASVLLDCSESQPCRDIIIRGVIMLKPIDSGTTVAPNCSHAFGQVLARNPTPPLGRCLSGGKVL
- the LOC140828268 gene encoding polygalacturonase At1g48100-like isoform X1, whose translation is MLVPSGHKFSILPVDFIGINCQPNLVFQVDGKLTAPPRSDWGGRPKDHWICFNGSAKGLAIRGAGSLEGNGRSWWNTSPANPGVSHEQDLNGDRPHVSTETRLENTRHKISNCFHQYICMQMILIAFGKNVTVSGITLLNSPRMHMFVYGSEQVEMFNVKVLSPGNSPNTDGIHVSNTQHVRIHHSNISSGDDCVSIQTGCDDIRVYNVHCNPGHGFSIGGLGEGSSEARVTNVLVRDSTVSGADSLTGVRIKTWQGGSGYVRNVTFSNIQVSQVGKPIVIDQHYSDRASGDRPESINSAVAISGVTYENITGTYRAASVLLDCSESQPCRDIIIRGVIMLKPIDSGTTVAPNCSHAFGQVLARNPTPPLGRCLSGGKVL